One window of Elaeis guineensis isolate ETL-2024a chromosome 11, EG11, whole genome shotgun sequence genomic DNA carries:
- the LOC105053808 gene encoding uncharacterized protein: MTSARVVAAAGALASLALAAEHVYADGFFHFPGSSSSSTPVAPPPQAIPGTGPPLPEVAPKEETRVRNDNPRTTATGFDPEALERGAKAIREIEKSSQAKKVFDLLKHQEETRKAELAAKKAEFDAMKAQHETDRQRVIYEEQKKLTQHQAQTKAQMARYEDELARKRMQAEHESQRARNQELVKMQEESSIKLEQIRRATEEDIQAQRRQTEKEKAEIERETIRVKALAEAEGRAHEAKLAEEVNRRMLVERANAEREKWVSAINTTFEHIGGGLRAILTDQNKLVVAVGGVTALAAGIYTTREGARVVWGYVDRILGQPSLIRESSRGKYPWSGFFSRAMSSASHKMIKGNNPGKNGNAFGDVILNPSLQKRIEQLASATANTKAHQAPFRNMLFYGPPGTGKTMAARELSRKSGLDYALMTGGDVAPLGSQAVTKIHQLFDWAKKSNRGLLLFIDEADAFLCERNKTYMSEAQRSALNALLFRTGDQSKDIVLALATNRPGDLDSAVADRIDEVLEFPLPGEEERFKLLKLYLDKYIAKAGDSKPSWFNLFRRQQQKIEIKNITDDVIREAAVKTEGFSGREIAKLMASVQAAVYGSKDCELNPGLFREVVDYKVAEHQQRRKLAAAEEGS; encoded by the exons ATGACTAGTGCTCGGGTAGTAGCGGCGGCCGGAGCCCTGGCCTCGTTGGCGCTGGCGGCGGAGCACGTCTACGCCGACGGCTTCTTCCACTTTCCCGGctcatcctcctcctccactCCGGTGGCGCCTCCGCCGCAGGCGATTCCCGGGACAGGCCCCCCTCTGCCCGAGGTCGCGCCGAAGGAGGAAACTAGGGTTCGGAATGACAATCCTCGTACCACGGCGACGGGGTTTGATCCCGAAGCGCTGGAGAGGGGAGCAAAGGCCATCCGGGAGATCGAGAAGTCGTCTCAGGCGAAAAAG gtatttgacctattaAAGCACCAAGAGGAAACAAGGAAGGCGGAGTTAGCTGCAAAGAAGGCGGAGTTTGACGCAATGAAAGCTCAGCACGAGACG GACAGGCAGCGTGTGATCTATGAAGAGCAGAAAAAACTAACTCAACATCAGGCACAAACGAAGGCACAAATGGCTCGCTATGAGGATGAATTGGCCAGAAAAAGGATGCAG GCAGAGCATGAAAGTCAACGAGCAAGAAATCAAGAACTTGTGAAAATGCAAGAGGAATCCTCCATCAAGTTGGAACAAATACGACGTGCTACTGAGGAAGATATTCAAGCCCAGCGAAGACAGACAGAGAAGGAGAAAGCAGAGATAGAACGTGAAACAATCAGAGTTAAGGCTTTAGCAGAAGCAGAAGGAAGAGCACATGAAGCCAAATTGGCTGAAGAGGTAAATAGGAGGATGCTGGTTGAGCGAGCCAATGCAGAGAGGGAGAAATGGGTATCAGCAATTAACACAACATTTGAACATATAGGAG GTGGTTTGCGAGCAATACTCACTGATCAAAACAAGTTGGTCGTAGCTGTTGGTGGTGTAACAGCACTTGCTGCAGGGATTTACACTACAAG AGAAGGTGCTAGAGTGGTTTGGGGATATGTTGATCGGATTTTGGGCCAACCATCTCTGATCAGAGAATCATCCAGGGGGAAGTATCCTTGGTCTGGTTTTTTCTCTCGTGCCATGAGCTCAGCATCACACAAAATGATTAAAGGAAACAATCCAGGAAAAAATGGAAATGCTTTTGGTGATGTTATTCTGAACCCTTCCCTTCAAAAAAGAATCGAGCAGCTTGCCAGTGCAACTGCTAATACGAAAGCCCATCAGGCCCCATTTCGTAACATGCTCTTCTATGGCCCTCCTGGTACGGGAAAAACTATGGCTGCTAGAGAATTATCTCGTAAATCT GGTCTAGATTATGCACTGATGACTGGTGGAGATGTTGCACCATTGGGCTCACAGGCTGTGACCAAGATACATCAATTATTTGATTGGGCCAAGAAATCTAACAGGGGTTTGCTTCTGTTCATCGATGAAGCAGATGCATTTTTGTGCGA GCGCAACAAGACATACATGAGTGAAGCCCAACGGAGTGCTCTTAATGCTCTCCTTTTCCGCACAGGGGACCAATCCAAGGACATCGTGCTTGCCCTTGCCACCAACAGGCCTGGCGACCTTGACTCTGCTGTTGCAGACCGTATAGATGAGGTCCTCGAATTCCCTCTACCTGGGGAAGAGGAACGGTTTAAATTGCTCAAGCTTTATCTGGACAAATACATCGCAAAGGCTGGGGACAGCAAACCTAGTTGGTTCAACTTGTTTCGGCGCCAGCAGCAGAAAATAGAGATCAAAAACATTACTGATGATGTGATCAGGGAAGCAGCAGTTAAGACTGAGGGGTTCTCTGGTAGAGAAATTGCTAAACTGATGGCCAGCGTCCAAGCTGCTGTTTATGGAAGTAAAGACTGTGAACTTAACCCAGGCTTGTTCCGAGAGGTGGTCGATTACAAAGTTGCAGAGCATCAGCAGAGAAGAAAGCTTGCTGCTGCTGAGGAAGGTTCTTGA